The genomic stretch CTGGGGCCGAGCTAGCGATAGGTTACTCATCGGTTCACCTTGATCACGGCGAGCACGGCCTGCACCAGCTGCTCGCGGGTGTAGGGCTTGGTGAGATAGATATCGGCCCCCTGGCGCATGCCCCAAAGCCGGTCGATGTCTTGGTTTTTAGAGGTGCAGAGCACGATCGGTACGTGGGCAGTGGCGGGCTGTTTTTTGAGGCTGCGGCACAGCTCAAAACCACTCATGCCCGGCATGACTACGTCGCTAACGATGACATCGGGGGAATGCTGGGCGGCCTTCTCCAGAGCCTCTTGCGCTGTAACGGCGCAGATCACGGTACAGCCGCTGTCGCGGAGGTAGTGCACCATCAGCTCCATTTCAGATGGGGTATCTTCAACCACCAAAATGGTGCCTGCTAGAGTCGCTTGCATAATCGTTTACCTAAATAGTGAATAGATTGCTGCTACTGCTTTGGGCTGTTGCCTGAAAAAGCCGATCTAAATCGCTTGAGCAGGCCCAGCTGTAGAAATATTTAACGATTGCCAGGGGCTAGCTCAGGCTAGAAAAAGCTGCAAAGACGATCGCAAAACTCTAAAAATAAAGCTCAAAAATTCAATCTAATTCAAATACTTAAAAATGAATTTAAGTAGATCGGATTGATTAAAGGGCTTAGTCAAATAGCCCGAGGCCCGCACCAATTTTGCTTTGGCGCGATCGATAAACCCAGTGTTACTTGTCACCATAATGATGGGAGTGTTTTTGAAATCTGGATGGCGACGCAGCAGCGAGCAAAGCTCATAGCCATCCAGACTGGGCATGGTGACATCTAGCAAAATCAAATCGGGCTTGGTTCGAATCACTTGCATCAGCGCTTTGACGGGGTCGTCGATCATAATGACCGAGAAAATTTTGTCGTCTAAGAAGCTGTTGATGGCCTGAAGCACCGTAGGGCTATCATCAATGCAGGCAATGGTGTA from Leptolyngbya subtilissima AS-A7 encodes the following:
- a CDS encoding response regulator transcription factor — translated: MQATLAGTILVVEDTPSEMELMVHYLRDSGCTVICAVTAQEALEKAAQHSPDVIVSDVVMPGMSGFELCRSLKKQPATAHVPIVLCTSKNQDIDRLWGMRQGADIYLTKPYTREQLVQAVLAVIKVNR